The window TCAGTTAATCCACCCGGAACGTTAGCCCTCTCTCCTTGCCCTCCTCTCCACCTGGAGGCGGAACTGGCAGGCCTTGCATATCTCTCCCGTCGTCGGCTGGCCGCAGATTTTGCACCTGTTCAGCTCGCTCGTCCTTTTGGTGTACGTCCTCGCTATGAGGGGGAATAGCTTGTCGTAGCTCCTCAGTATCTGATACTTCGTCCCCGGATGCCTCTCCTCCATCTCGTTGATCCAGTCCCGAATTTCGGCCCTGAATGCCTCAACGGTGTAGGGACACTCGCTGAAATCAACCTCCATGTTGTTGAGGACCGCGTAGAGAACTATCTCCTTCTCGGGAATCTCACGGAGGGGCTTTATCCTGGGGACAAGCTCTGGGTGTATCTCCTCATAGTAGGGACCGGTCCTTCCGAGGCGTGCCACATCACCGCGCAGTATGTTCATGATGAACATCTGAACCTCGTCGTCGAGGTTGTGCCCCACGGCCAGTCTGTCGGCGCCCACGTCCTTAGCCGCGTAGTTTAGGAGCCAGCGCCTCCAGACGCCGCAGTAGGAGCACGCCCCAACTCTCTCGCCCTTTTCAAAGCTCCCCATTATCTCAACGGTCTCGTCCAGGGTGAAGCCCATGTACTCCTTGAATGAATAGACCCTGTGCTCTATGCCCAGCTTCTCGGCGTTCCTCCTGGCTATCTCGACACTGGGAGGCCTGTACCCGGCTATTCCTTCGTCAATCGTTATCGCGACCAGCTCGAAGGGGAACCTCTCGCGCAGCTTCGCCAGGAGGTGCATGAGAACGACGCTGTCCTTTCCGCCGCTCACACCCACGGCTATCCTCTCACCCTTCTCTATGAGGCGGTACCTTTTGACGGTCTCCTTGAACTTCTTCTCCACGAGTTCGTTGAAGTGCTTTCTGCAGTAGTACCGCCCGGTGTATCTCGCATGATAGACTGCATCACGGCCGCATTTCGAACACTTCATCCTCCCACCGGAGGGGAGTGGGAACGCCTCTTAAAAAGGTTGGCTTCAAGCCGCCGGAAGAAGATGGGGTGGGTGCACTTGGATGGCGCTACCCCGTGAGGTTCATTATTGCCGGGAGAATGTTGAGGGCCAGCAGGAAGAGGCCCACCCCTATGGTGAAGTACCTGACCGGCTTCGCGACGCTCTCCGGCAGGTAGCGTTTGAACACGTCGTCGAGCATCCTCCCGCCGTCCAGCGGGACGAGCGGGAAGAGGTTCATAAGCCCGATGCCTATGTTGAGCACGTATATCCAGTAGAAGGTGAAGAACAGCGGCAGCACCAGCCAGTCGGCTCCCACCTTTGAGACCACGTTCTGCGCGGGGTAGATTCCTATGTAGCCCTTCTCCGGGTTATCCGGATGCGCCCCGAGCTTCAGCGGGAGGTTCAGCTCCTGACCTTCCCTGAGGACCGTGAGCGTGACCATCTGACCCGGCTTCGTCCCGTTCATGAAGTTTATGAAGTTCTCCATGTCCCTTATCTGAACACCATCCATGGCGACTATAACATCCCCCTTCTGAAGGATTCCGTGGGCCGGGCCGTCCTCCAGCACGCCGGACACGAGGATTCCGGATGGCTGAAGAACGGGTGAGATGGCGAAGTTGAGGATCAAAACAGCTAGGAGCGCCGTTGCAACGTTGGCGAGTGAGCCGGCCCCGTAAACCCTCAGCCTGGTGCGCAGGGAGGCCCTCTCAAGCTCCTCCTCGTCCGGCTCGACGAAGGCGCCGGGTATGACGGCGAGGAGAACCAGACCCACAGATTTCAGCGGCAGGTTCTCGGCCCTCGCCACTATTCCGTGACTCAGCTCGTGGACCACCATGACGACGGCGAGGGCTATCAGGCCGTACCAGAGGGGTATCGTTACCCCGGGGATGACGAGCTGTACACCTCCGCCCTCCCCTCCGCTCTGGATGGTTTTCAGTGCCGTTCTTAGGAGTGCGTAGAAGACGTAGGCCATGCCCATAAAGCCAAGGGCGATTCCGACATCCGCGTAGACCTTCCAGAAGCGTCTGCTCCTGCGTGCGAGACCGTCGATGAACCCGAGCAGTCTCTTCGTTCTCCACATGGCGATGAAGAGATCAACCGTCAGGCCCTCCTCCTTCTCCTCCCGTCTCCCGAAGAGGGCGTATAGGATAACCCAGAAGGCAGCGATTCCAATGATGACTGTGATGAGGGCGGTGTTCATTTGGGTCACCTGATAGGGGCTTGCCGGTGGGGTTTAAAAACGTACTCTTCAATGATTATTCAAAATCCCAATAAAGAAGATAAGTTTTACTGTACCTTCCCTACTCTTAGATACATGAACCGTTGCTTTTGAACTTCTTCGGGCTTCAGAACATTTCTTCCGTCCACTATAACCCTGTTGCGCATTTCCTTGGCCACTCTTTCAAGGTCCAGCTCTTTGAATTCTTTGTGATCCGCAGTAATGACTATCGCGTCGATGTCCTTGAAGTCCTCCTTCCACTCAGCTCCGAAGCGTTCCGCATCTTCAGGAGTGCACAGCGGGTCGTAAGCGTAAACGTTGGCGCCCCACTCTTTGAGCTCCTGAATGATGGGCTTTGCGGCGGCCTTCATGAACTCTCTCACTCCACCTCTGAACGTTAGGCCGAGCACGAGGATGTTGCTTCCCTTCAGCGGCCTGCCAATCTCATTGAGGCCTTTTATGGTGAGTTCAACAACGTGGTGGGGCATCGAGTCGTTTATTTCCCTGGCCGTCTTGATCAGGCGTGGGTTAGTCTTTTTCGCGAGGTTTATCACGAACCAGGGGTAAACGGGAATGCAGTGACCGCCAACACCGGCCCCTGGCATGTGAAGGTGGCAGTATGGTTGCGTATTCGCCGCCTGAAAGATCTCAAGGGCATCCAAACCGTGTTCCTCGCACCACATGGCGAGCTCGTTGGCGAGGGCAATGTTGACGTCCCTGTAAACGCCCTCGAAGACCTTAACGGCCTCGGCAGCCTTGAT of the Thermococcus sp. JdF3 genome contains:
- a CDS encoding nucleotide sugar dehydrogenase codes for the protein MKLIGLTRDEVKTALKNGEVTIAVYGMGKMGLPLAAVFADHGARVIGVDINEKVVEMINKGENHVKEEPGLDELVRKNVEVGRLRATTDGVWAAKQADVMVILVPTLTDERGNLKLGPVYDVAEKISQGLERGDIVITEATMPPGTTESLIPILEKSGLELGEFGLAHAPERTMTGTAIRDITGQYPKIVGASDENTLEAVIGIYETINRKGVIPMSSIKAAEAVKVFEGVYRDVNIALANELAMWCEEHGLDALEIFQAANTQPYCHLHMPGAGVGGHCIPVYPWFVINLAKKTNPRLIKTAREINDSMPHHVVELTIKGLNEIGRPLKGSNILVLGLTFRGGVREFMKAAAKPIIQELKEWGANVYAYDPLCTPEDAERFGAEWKEDFKDIDAIVITADHKEFKELDLERVAKEMRNRVIVDGRNVLKPEEVQKQRFMYLRVGKVQ
- a CDS encoding site-2 protease family protein, translating into MNTALITVIIGIAAFWVILYALFGRREEKEEGLTVDLFIAMWRTKRLLGFIDGLARRSRRFWKVYADVGIALGFMGMAYVFYALLRTALKTIQSGGEGGGVQLVIPGVTIPLWYGLIALAVVMVVHELSHGIVARAENLPLKSVGLVLLAVIPGAFVEPDEEELERASLRTRLRVYGAGSLANVATALLAVLILNFAISPVLQPSGILVSGVLEDGPAHGILQKGDVIVAMDGVQIRDMENFINFMNGTKPGQMVTLTVLREGQELNLPLKLGAHPDNPEKGYIGIYPAQNVVSKVGADWLVLPLFFTFYWIYVLNIGIGLMNLFPLVPLDGGRMLDDVFKRYLPESVAKPVRYFTIGVGLFLLALNILPAIMNLTG